The Sinorhizobium meliloti genome includes a window with the following:
- a CDS encoding VirB4 family type IV secretion/conjugal transfer ATPase, with amino-acid sequence MKGTSDLPSLTTLRSRELGPETFIPYVRHVDESTIALDSRALMVMIALEGVSFETADILDLNALHRDLNTLYRNIADERLALWTHLIRRRDNSYPEGTFATPFSAALNDKYRERMVGEDLFRNDLYLSILWSPARDPADKAAKLLSRLRRARRVGTELDEDALKHLRDKVIDVTAALRRFEPRVLTLYEHDGLMFSEPSEVLHQLVGGRREPIPLTEGHIASAIYSDRVIVGRETIEIRHEADSRYAGMLSFKEYPARTRTGMLDAVLTSPFELILAQSFSFVSKADARVIMGRKQNQMVSSGDKAASQIEELDGAMDDLESNRFVFGEHHLTLSVFAPSVKELTDNLAKARASMTSGGAVVAREDLGLEAAWWAQLPGNFRYRARSGAITSRNFAALSPFHSYPLGQRDGNEWGPAVALLKTASGSPYYFNFHYGDLGNTFVCGPSGAGKTVLLNFMLSQLEKHDPHVVFFDKDRGADLYVRAAGGTYLPLKNGIPTGCTPLKALQLTPENKVFLTRWVGKLVGSATRELSVTELRDIASAIDGLADLPVERRTIGALRTFLDNTNPEGIAARLRRWERGGPLGWVFDNVIEDIGFGESGGGKFVGYDMTDFLDNEEIRTPLMAYLFHRVEQLIDGRRIIIVIDEFWKVLQDEGFRDLAQNKLKTIRKQNGLMLFATQSPRDAIVSPIAHTIIEQCPTQIFLPNSRGNHGDYVDGFKLTEREFELVARELSIESRRFVLKQGHNSVVAELDLKGLDDELAILSGRTANVELADAIRAEVGSNAKDWLPVFQQRRSAT; translated from the coding sequence ATGAAAGGGACCTCGGATTTGCCTAGCCTGACCACACTCAGATCTCGCGAACTCGGTCCGGAGACCTTCATCCCCTATGTCCGCCATGTCGACGAGTCGACAATCGCGCTCGATTCCCGGGCGCTGATGGTGATGATCGCGCTCGAAGGCGTCTCCTTCGAGACCGCCGATATTCTCGACCTGAATGCCCTCCATCGCGACCTCAACACCCTCTACCGCAACATCGCCGACGAGCGGCTTGCCTTGTGGACGCATCTCATCCGCCGTCGCGACAACAGCTATCCAGAAGGCACGTTCGCCACACCGTTCTCGGCAGCGCTCAACGATAAGTACCGCGAAAGAATGGTGGGCGAGGACCTGTTTCGCAACGACCTCTATCTGTCAATTCTCTGGTCACCAGCTCGCGATCCGGCAGACAAGGCGGCAAAACTGCTGTCGCGCCTGCGTCGGGCCCGCCGGGTCGGGACCGAACTCGATGAGGACGCCCTCAAGCATCTCCGCGACAAGGTCATCGACGTCACCGCCGCTTTGAGACGCTTCGAGCCGCGCGTGTTGACCCTCTACGAGCACGACGGCCTCATGTTCTCGGAACCGAGCGAGGTGCTCCATCAGCTCGTCGGCGGCCGTCGCGAGCCGATCCCGCTGACAGAGGGGCACATCGCCTCTGCCATCTACTCGGATCGCGTCATCGTGGGGCGCGAGACGATTGAGATCCGGCACGAGGCGGACAGCCGTTATGCCGGCATGCTGAGCTTCAAGGAGTATCCGGCCCGCACCAGGACCGGCATGCTTGATGCCGTGCTCACCAGCCCGTTTGAACTCATTCTGGCGCAATCCTTCTCTTTCGTCTCGAAGGCCGACGCGCGCGTGATCATGGGCCGCAAGCAAAACCAGATGGTCAGCAGCGGCGACAAGGCGGCCTCGCAGATCGAGGAACTTGATGGGGCGATGGACGATCTGGAGTCCAACCGGTTCGTGTTCGGCGAGCACCACCTGACGCTTTCCGTCTTTGCCCCCTCAGTGAAGGAACTGACCGACAATCTTGCCAAGGCACGCGCCAGCATGACCAGTGGCGGCGCAGTCGTCGCGCGTGAGGATCTCGGCCTTGAGGCGGCCTGGTGGGCGCAGCTACCGGGCAACTTCCGTTATAGGGCCCGGTCCGGCGCGATCACGTCACGGAACTTCGCAGCGCTGTCGCCCTTCCACTCTTATCCGCTCGGCCAAAGGGACGGTAACGAGTGGGGACCCGCCGTCGCCCTGCTCAAGACCGCGTCCGGCTCGCCGTACTACTTCAACTTCCATTACGGCGATCTCGGCAACACCTTCGTCTGCGGGCCGTCCGGCGCCGGCAAAACGGTGCTGCTCAACTTCATGCTGTCGCAACTAGAAAAGCATGATCCGCATGTGGTGTTCTTCGATAAGGACAGGGGAGCCGATCTCTACGTGCGCGCCGCCGGCGGCACCTATCTGCCTCTCAAGAACGGCATCCCGACCGGTTGCACCCCCTTAAAGGCCCTCCAATTGACGCCGGAGAACAAGGTCTTTCTGACACGCTGGGTCGGCAAGCTGGTCGGCTCGGCAACGCGTGAACTGAGCGTGACCGAACTCCGCGACATTGCGTCCGCAATCGACGGCCTTGCCGACCTGCCGGTCGAGCGTCGGACGATCGGCGCGCTCAGGACCTTTCTCGACAACACGAACCCGGAAGGGATCGCAGCCAGGCTGCGGCGGTGGGAGAGGGGAGGGCCGCTCGGCTGGGTCTTTGACAACGTCATCGAGGATATCGGTTTCGGAGAATCCGGCGGTGGCAAGTTCGTCGGCTACGACATGACCGACTTTCTCGACAACGAGGAAATCCGGACCCCCCTGATGGCCTATCTCTTCCATCGTGTCGAGCAACTGATCGACGGCCGCAGGATCATCATCGTTATCGACGAGTTCTGGAAAGTGCTCCAGGACGAAGGGTTCCGCGATCTCGCGCAGAACAAGCTCAAGACGATCCGCAAGCAGAACGGCCTCATGCTGTTTGCGACACAGAGCCCGCGCGACGCGATCGTCTCGCCGATCGCTCACACCATCATCGAGCAATGCCCGACACAGATCTTCCTGCCGAACTCCCGCGGCAATCATGGCGACTATGTCGATGGCTTCAAGCTGACGGAGCGCGAATTCGAGCTGGTCGCGCGTGAGCTCTCCATCGAGAGCCGGCGGTTCGTGTTGAAGCAGGGACATAACAGCGTCGTCGCCGAGCTGGATCTCAAGGGCCTCGACGACGAACTCGCCATCCTCTCCGGACGAACCGCCAATGTCGAACTTGCCGATGCGATCCGTGCGGAGGTCGGCAGCAATGCAAAGGATTGGCTTCCCGTTTTCCAGCAAAGAAGGAGTGCGACCTAA
- the virB5 gene encoding P-type DNA transfer protein VirB5 — MAFFRINCVVIASALSLSATGAAGQGIPVIDQTAIAKQIESIAQLKVQLDALNQQIEQAQQLHGSLNKLTDMADVASALNDPAIRKALPADFSAIEDLFKGNSTGVFADSASKLLEGNTTYQTNAADDFYAQELSRIQNKNAGQMSLGQQIYDAATKRIDGIDQLREKISTAGDAKDIADLQARLQAEQAFLQTDVLRMEGLRMVQQAQAQIDEQRKAEDWRQRMDAMGAALQ; from the coding sequence ATGGCTTTCTTTCGAATTAATTGTGTGGTGATTGCCTCTGCGCTCAGCCTTTCCGCCACCGGTGCGGCAGGGCAGGGGATCCCGGTGATCGACCAGACCGCGATCGCCAAGCAGATCGAGAGCATCGCGCAGCTGAAAGTCCAACTCGATGCGCTCAATCAGCAGATCGAGCAGGCACAGCAGCTCCACGGTTCGCTCAACAAGCTCACCGACATGGCGGATGTTGCCAGCGCCTTGAACGATCCGGCCATTCGCAAAGCGCTGCCGGCAGACTTCAGCGCCATTGAGGACCTGTTCAAAGGCAACAGTACGGGCGTCTTCGCTGACTCAGCCTCAAAGCTTCTCGAAGGCAATACGACCTATCAAACCAACGCCGCCGACGACTTCTACGCGCAGGAGCTTTCGCGCATCCAGAACAAGAACGCCGGTCAGATGAGCCTCGGCCAACAGATTTATGATGCCGCGACCAAGCGCATAGACGGCATCGACCAGCTGCGCGAGAAGATTTCGACGGCAGGCGACGCCAAAGATATCGCCGACCTGCAGGCGCGACTTCAGGCCGAGCAGGCCTTCCTTCAGACCGATGTATTGCGGATGGAGGGTCTGCGGATGGTGCAGCAGGCGCAGGCGCAGATCGATGAACAGCGCAAGGCCGAGGACTGGCGGCAGCGCATGGACGCCATGGGAGCCGCACTGCAATGA
- a CDS encoding EexN family lipoprotein, producing the protein MRVHFFCVFLFVLAACSKEAERVYTVDELIADEALLADVIGKCRHNSGELSNTLNCQTAAAADFRARLERM; encoded by the coding sequence ATGAGGGTGCACTTTTTCTGTGTTTTTCTCTTCGTTTTGGCCGCTTGCTCGAAAGAAGCCGAGCGCGTCTACACCGTCGATGAACTGATTGCCGACGAAGCGCTGCTTGCCGACGTGATCGGCAAATGCCGCCACAATTCGGGTGAGTTGAGTAACACTCTGAATTGCCAAACCGCTGCGGCCGCAGATTTCAGGGCGCGTCTTGAACGAATGTAA
- a CDS encoding type IV secretion system protein, producing MYQVFAFVDGQFKAPLETFIASGTSNIAEWVTGPLTTAVTLYVVLYGYLVLRGSVQEPILDFAFRAIKLAIIVMLVKNASEYQTYVTNIFFDVLPREISQALNTGTEPNASTFDGLLDKGQQCAKEIWARASWPIDIVSGTSGMLVIGASFIVAAIGYIVSLYARLALAIVLAIGPIFVALAMFQSTRRFTEAWIGQLANFVILQVLVVAVGSLLITSVDTTFSAIDAYSDVLMRPIALCAICLAALYVFYQLPNIASALAAGGASLTYGYGAARDAHESTLAWAASHTVRAAGRGVRAVGRTFTSKGSGS from the coding sequence GTGTATCAAGTCTTCGCCTTTGTCGACGGGCAGTTCAAGGCACCGCTCGAGACCTTCATTGCCTCGGGAACGTCGAACATTGCCGAGTGGGTCACTGGTCCCCTGACGACGGCGGTCACCCTTTACGTGGTCCTCTATGGCTATCTCGTGCTGCGCGGCTCGGTCCAGGAACCGATCCTCGATTTCGCCTTCCGTGCAATCAAGCTCGCCATCATCGTCATGCTGGTGAAGAACGCTAGCGAATACCAGACCTACGTAACGAACATCTTCTTTGACGTCCTTCCGCGCGAAATCTCCCAGGCGCTGAATACCGGGACGGAGCCGAACGCTTCGACCTTCGACGGGCTGCTCGACAAGGGACAACAGTGCGCCAAAGAGATCTGGGCGCGTGCCTCCTGGCCTATCGACATCGTCAGTGGCACGAGCGGCATGCTCGTGATCGGCGCAAGCTTCATTGTCGCCGCTATCGGCTACATCGTCTCGCTCTATGCCAGGCTTGCGCTTGCCATCGTGCTGGCGATCGGGCCGATCTTCGTGGCATTGGCCATGTTCCAGTCGACGCGTCGGTTCACCGAGGCCTGGATTGGGCAGCTTGCGAACTTCGTGATCCTGCAGGTCCTCGTCGTCGCCGTCGGCTCGCTGCTGATCACCTCAGTCGATACGACCTTTTCAGCGATCGATGCCTATAGCGATGTGCTGATGCGGCCGATCGCACTCTGCGCCATCTGCCTCGCGGCTCTCTATGTCTTCTATCAACTCCCGAACATCGCCTCGGCGCTTGCCGCCGGCGGCGCGTCGTTGACCTACGGCTACGGCGCCGCACGCGACGCCCACGAAAGCACGCTCGCCTGGGCGGCTTCCCATACCGTCCGTGCGGCCGGACGTGGTGTCCGTGCCGTTGGCCGAACCTTCACCTCAAAAGGCTCCGGATCATGA
- a CDS encoding virB8 family protein, producing the protein MVSADELKTYFEKARRFDQDRVIQVERSARIAWSVAIVAGILAGASIFTVAALTPLKTIEPFVVRVDNSTGIVDVVSALTSTAGTYDEAVTKYFAAKYVRAREGYVWSEAEENFRTVALLSTQPEQARFSAIYRGSNPDSPQNTYGRSATARISIASISLINPNVVSVRYMRTITRGEEVQPTHWVATLTFSYVNSPMSSTDRLVNPLGFAVSEYRADPEAIN; encoded by the coding sequence ATGGTCTCGGCGGACGAACTCAAGACATACTTCGAAAAAGCGCGACGCTTCGATCAGGACCGCGTGATCCAGGTCGAGCGCTCGGCACGCATCGCCTGGTCTGTTGCGATCGTAGCCGGCATTCTTGCGGGCGCTTCGATCTTCACCGTCGCCGCCCTCACGCCGCTGAAAACGATCGAGCCATTTGTCGTGCGCGTCGACAATTCGACGGGCATTGTCGATGTCGTCTCGGCGCTGACGTCGACGGCCGGCACTTACGACGAGGCCGTGACCAAATACTTCGCCGCGAAATACGTGCGTGCGCGGGAAGGCTATGTCTGGAGTGAGGCGGAGGAGAACTTCCGCACCGTCGCCTTGCTGTCGACGCAGCCGGAGCAAGCTCGTTTTTCGGCCATCTATCGCGGCAGCAATCCAGACTCGCCGCAGAACACGTACGGGCGCAGCGCCACAGCGCGCATCAGCATCGCGTCGATCTCGCTAATCAATCCGAATGTCGTGTCCGTCCGTTACATGCGCACGATTACCCGCGGCGAGGAGGTTCAACCCACCCATTGGGTTGCGACGCTCACCTTCTCTTATGTGAACTCGCCGATGTCATCGACGGATCGGCTGGTGAATCCTCTTGGTTTTGCGGTTAGCGAATACCGGGCCGATCCGGAGGCCATCAACTGA
- the virB9 gene encoding P-type conjugative transfer protein VirB9, translated as MRTTFIATLLLTAAASTALALEIPRGAAQDSRVRFVDYQPYNITRIIGSLRSSVQVEFAPDEEIAHVALGNSVAWEVAPAGNILFLKPRENQPVTNISVVTTRRDGSTRSYQMELTVRDGKVEVGQNTYFYVKYRYPADEAERRRQAAAARAIAAQAKEADNVLAIHEAYGPRNWRYSAQGAQALEPQSVYDNGKVTTFAFVGNQEMPAIYIENSDGSESLVPKSVDGNLVLVHAISRKFILRRGGDVLCVFNEAYDHVGINPDTNTTSPSVERIVRIDAGAVQ; from the coding sequence ATGCGGACTACTTTCATCGCCACCCTCCTTCTTACGGCCGCCGCCTCCACGGCGCTTGCCCTCGAAATCCCGCGCGGCGCGGCGCAGGACAGCCGCGTCCGTTTCGTCGACTACCAGCCCTACAACATCACCCGCATCATCGGCTCGCTGCGCTCCTCGGTGCAGGTGGAGTTCGCGCCCGACGAGGAGATCGCCCATGTCGCGCTCGGCAACAGTGTGGCCTGGGAGGTCGCCCCAGCGGGCAACATCCTGTTTCTCAAACCGCGGGAAAATCAGCCGGTCACCAATATCTCCGTCGTGACCACCCGGCGCGACGGATCGACCCGAAGCTACCAGATGGAGCTGACGGTACGGGATGGAAAGGTGGAGGTCGGCCAGAACACCTACTTTTACGTCAAGTACCGATATCCCGCCGACGAAGCCGAACGCAGGCGACAGGCCGCGGCCGCGCGTGCGATCGCCGCCCAGGCGAAGGAAGCCGACAACGTGCTGGCCATTCATGAAGCCTATGGGCCAAGGAACTGGCGCTATTCGGCGCAAGGCGCACAGGCGCTGGAACCGCAATCGGTCTACGACAATGGCAAGGTCACGACCTTTGCCTTCGTTGGCAATCAGGAAATGCCGGCCATCTACATCGAGAACTCGGACGGCAGTGAGAGCCTGGTTCCCAAGTCTGTCGACGGCAACCTGGTGCTGGTACACGCGATCAGCCGCAAGTTCATCCTTCGGAGGGGAGGGGACGTTCTTTGCGTCTTTAACGAAGCCTACGACCACGTCGGCATCAATCCGGATACTAACACGACCTCGCCCTCCGTCGAGCGGATCGTGCGGATCGACGCAGGAGCGGTGCAATAG
- the virB10 gene encoding type IV secretion system protein VirB10: MAQEDENRIPGERAETVSGRKIDNNPMLKRGAVALAVVAFVGFALLAMGGEGKRQDNAQPERVVIRQTTNFEPAKEKLEPVQPVPEVKLPTPVVTEEVKEEDPLLDSARRAPVIAYSSGQKNATSHRDTENPPISADSNFIPLDGDTMGRNTANADEQRFEGLLRPTRLEGSRAGTLGNRNFIVAMGTSIPCVLETAMASDQPGFTSCVINRDVLSDNGRVVLMEKGTQVLGEYRGGLQRGQKRLFVLWNRAKTPNGVIVTLASPATDALGRAGVDGYVDTHWWERFGSALLLSIVGDATSYASSRLQDSDVDAQKTTSAGQQAAAVAVEQSINIPPTLNKHQGELVSIFVARDLDFSGVYGLRVTGSKNKVLDRAVPGDFRPQSTLVTK; this comes from the coding sequence ATGGCTCAAGAAGATGAAAACCGGATACCGGGCGAGCGGGCCGAGACGGTTTCCGGCAGGAAGATCGATAACAATCCCATGCTGAAGCGCGGCGCCGTGGCGCTGGCGGTCGTTGCCTTTGTCGGCTTCGCCTTGTTGGCGATGGGCGGGGAAGGGAAACGGCAGGACAATGCCCAGCCGGAGCGCGTGGTCATCCGACAAACGACGAACTTCGAACCGGCCAAGGAGAAATTGGAACCCGTTCAGCCAGTGCCGGAAGTGAAGCTGCCAACTCCCGTCGTGACCGAGGAGGTCAAGGAGGAAGACCCACTGCTCGACTCGGCGCGGCGGGCGCCCGTCATCGCCTATAGCAGCGGACAGAAAAACGCGACATCGCACCGTGACACCGAAAATCCTCCCATTTCGGCGGACAGCAATTTCATACCGCTCGATGGAGACACGATGGGCCGGAATACGGCCAATGCCGATGAACAGCGGTTCGAGGGGTTGCTGCGGCCGACCAGGCTTGAGGGCTCACGCGCCGGCACGCTCGGCAACCGGAACTTCATCGTTGCGATGGGAACCTCGATACCCTGTGTCCTGGAAACTGCCATGGCATCTGATCAACCTGGCTTTACAAGCTGCGTGATCAACCGTGACGTCCTCTCGGACAATGGCCGAGTCGTGCTGATGGAGAAAGGCACTCAAGTTCTCGGCGAGTACCGCGGCGGCCTTCAGCGAGGACAGAAGCGCCTCTTCGTGCTCTGGAACCGTGCGAAAACCCCGAATGGCGTCATCGTCACATTGGCCTCGCCGGCAACGGATGCCCTCGGCCGAGCCGGCGTGGATGGCTACGTCGACACTCACTGGTGGGAGCGGTTTGGAAGTGCGCTTCTCCTTTCCATCGTAGGCGACGCCACGAGCTATGCCAGCAGCCGCCTGCAGGACAGCGACGTCGACGCGCAGAAAACGACGAGCGCAGGCCAGCAGGCGGCGGCGGTCGCTGTCGAGCAATCGATCAACATTCCGCCGACGCTCAACAAACATCAGGGTGAACTGGTCTCGATCTTCGTGGCGCGCGATCTCGACTTTTCTGGTGTCTACGGATTGCGGGTGACCGGGTCGAAAAACAAGGTCCTCGACCGGGCGGTGCCGGGGGACTTCAGGCCGCAGTCAACGCTCGTGACGAAGTAG
- the virB11 gene encoding P-type DNA transfer ATPase VirB11 produces MTEGADATVVRELLSPFAPFLGDRSLYEVIVNRPGQVLTEGAGGWRTYDLPELSFEKLMRLARAVASFSHQSIDETRPILSATLPGDERIQIVIPPATTRNTVSITIRKPSSVTFTLNDLKEREFFSETRSANDGASTRDEGLLALYRAGRFKEFLRQAVISRKNIIISGATGSGKTTLSKALIKHIPEHERIISIEDTPELIIPQPNHVRLFYSNGAQGLSGAGPKELLESCLRMRPDRILLQELRDGTAFYYVRNVNSGHPGSITTVHADSAKLAFQQLTLLVKESAGGRNLDRDDIDKLLKVSIDVIVQCKRIDGRFRATEIYVRA; encoded by the coding sequence ATGACCGAAGGTGCCGACGCAACGGTCGTTCGTGAACTGCTCTCTCCGTTCGCGCCGTTCCTCGGTGACAGGTCGCTCTACGAAGTGATCGTAAACCGGCCCGGGCAAGTGCTGACGGAAGGCGCTGGTGGTTGGCGGACCTATGACCTGCCGGAGCTTTCCTTCGAGAAGCTGATGCGCCTTGCCCGGGCAGTTGCCAGTTTTTCCCACCAATCAATTGATGAAACGCGACCGATCCTATCGGCAACCCTGCCCGGGGACGAACGCATCCAGATCGTCATCCCGCCAGCCACCACCAGGAACACGGTCAGCATCACCATCCGCAAGCCATCGTCGGTCACATTCACCCTCAATGATCTGAAAGAGAGAGAGTTTTTCTCAGAGACGCGATCGGCCAACGACGGCGCCTCGACGCGGGACGAGGGCTTGCTGGCGCTTTACCGTGCCGGCCGCTTCAAGGAATTTTTGCGACAAGCCGTCATTTCACGGAAGAACATCATCATCTCAGGCGCAACCGGTTCGGGCAAGACGACTCTCTCGAAAGCGCTGATTAAACACATTCCCGAGCATGAGCGGATCATTTCGATCGAGGACACACCCGAACTCATTATTCCGCAGCCCAACCACGTGCGCCTATTCTATTCGAACGGTGCCCAGGGACTCTCGGGGGCTGGCCCCAAAGAGCTGCTCGAATCCTGTCTCCGGATGCGGCCGGACCGAATTTTGCTGCAGGAACTGCGCGATGGCACGGCATTCTACTACGTTCGCAACGTCAACTCCGGTCACCCCGGATCGATAACTACCGTGCATGCCGATTCTGCCAAACTCGCCTTCCAACAGTTAACGCTTCTCGTGAAGGAATCGGCAGGGGGACGGAATCTGGACCGTGATGACATCGATAAATTATTGAAGGTATCGATCGACGTAATTGTTCAATGCAAGCGAATAGATGGGCGATTTCGTGCAACAGAAATCTACGTTCGAGCCTAA
- a CDS encoding MFS transporter has protein sequence MTTPASTAQTQHPPGLSAGMTFLMAAACGLIAANLYYTQPLAGPIAVDIGLPAEATGLIVTLTQIGYGLGLLLLVPLGDLVENRRLIVTMIGLVTLALIAAGLSTTPGPFLTASLAIGVGSVAVQMIVPFAANLAPDAARGRVVGNIMSGLMVGIMMARPISGLIAGLSSWHAVFYISAIVMVGLGTLLWVQLPTRMPTARLSYGQLLKSMAQLLATQPVLQRRAAYQACQFAAFSLFWTVTPLYLAGPRFGLGHNGIALFALAGVAGAIASPIAGRLADKGLVRPATAFGLLSVGVAFLMTQIASEGSTIALTLLTLAAILLDFGVTMTLVTGQRSIYELGPDLRSRLNGLFMAIFFTGGAIGSALGAWAFASGGWWFASMIGFALPATAVAIFLTEKHGQERSLQH, from the coding sequence ATGACAACTCCCGCTTCCACCGCCCAGACTCAGCACCCGCCCGGACTCTCTGCCGGCATGACATTTCTGATGGCCGCCGCCTGCGGCCTGATTGCCGCCAACCTCTACTATACCCAGCCACTCGCCGGGCCGATTGCAGTCGACATCGGCCTGCCGGCAGAGGCAACCGGCCTGATCGTTACCCTGACGCAGATCGGCTATGGCCTTGGGCTGCTGCTGCTCGTGCCGCTAGGTGACCTCGTGGAAAATCGTCGGCTGATCGTGACCATGATCGGCCTGGTTACTCTCGCCCTGATCGCGGCCGGCCTCTCAACCACGCCCGGGCCCTTCCTCACCGCTTCGCTTGCCATCGGGGTAGGCTCGGTTGCAGTCCAGATGATCGTTCCCTTCGCTGCCAACCTTGCTCCGGATGCGGCTCGGGGCCGCGTCGTCGGCAATATCATGAGCGGGTTGATGGTCGGCATCATGATGGCGCGGCCGATTTCCGGACTGATCGCCGGCCTCAGCTCCTGGCATGCCGTCTTTTATATTTCCGCTATCGTCATGGTCGGGCTTGGAACCCTGCTATGGGTCCAACTGCCGACGCGCATGCCGACGGCCCGGCTGAGTTACGGCCAGCTGCTCAAGTCGATGGCCCAGCTTCTCGCGACGCAGCCGGTCCTGCAGCGCCGCGCCGCATATCAGGCCTGTCAGTTCGCCGCATTCAGCCTCTTCTGGACCGTCACGCCGCTCTATCTTGCAGGCCCTCGCTTTGGGCTGGGTCACAACGGCATTGCGCTTTTCGCCCTCGCCGGTGTTGCGGGCGCCATTGCTTCCCCCATCGCGGGACGCCTCGCGGACAAGGGGTTGGTTCGGCCGGCGACGGCATTCGGCCTTCTCAGTGTCGGTGTCGCTTTTCTGATGACACAAATCGCTTCTGAAGGTTCAACCATTGCGCTCACGCTTCTGACGCTTGCTGCCATCCTGCTCGACTTCGGCGTAACCATGACGTTGGTGACCGGGCAGCGCTCGATTTACGAACTCGGCCCCGATTTGCGCAGCCGGCTCAACGGCCTGTTCATGGCTATCTTCTTCACTGGCGGCGCCATTGGCTCTGCCTTGGGTGCCTGGGCTTTTGCCTCTGGTGGATGGTGGTTCGCGTCCATGATCGGCTTCGCGCTGCCCGCCACAGCGGTCGCCATCTTCCTGACCGAGAAACACGGTCAGGAAAGAAGCTTGCAGCATTGA
- a CDS encoding TetR/AcrR family transcriptional regulator: MNFGSTSNRRVGRPREFDMNQALDAAIRIFSEKGYHGTSIAELKTEMGLTAGSIYKAFRDKRDVFVAAYDRYKQIRADLLDQALFSASTGREKIARVVGFYAMSACGETGRRGCLAIGAAVELVLSDAEIADMVGRHNRKLVARLEGFIRDGQLDGSIRQDVDPAATALALFSYLQGVRIAGKTGELENQMLPSAEAVLRILD, translated from the coding sequence ATGAACTTCGGAAGCACCTCTAATCGCCGCGTCGGGCGGCCGCGCGAATTCGACATGAACCAGGCTCTGGATGCGGCGATCCGCATATTCTCGGAGAAGGGCTATCACGGGACCTCCATCGCCGAACTGAAAACGGAAATGGGACTGACCGCCGGCAGCATATACAAGGCGTTTCGTGACAAGCGTGACGTCTTCGTCGCGGCCTACGACCGCTATAAACAGATCCGGGCCGATCTTCTGGATCAGGCGCTGTTTTCAGCCTCCACCGGTCGCGAAAAGATTGCCCGCGTCGTAGGTTTCTATGCCATGTCCGCCTGTGGCGAGACCGGTAGGCGCGGATGCCTGGCCATTGGCGCCGCCGTGGAACTGGTTCTGTCCGACGCGGAGATCGCCGACATGGTCGGCAGACACAATCGCAAACTCGTCGCCCGGCTCGAGGGTTTCATCCGGGATGGCCAGTTGGACGGCTCAATCCGCCAGGACGTCGATCCTGCGGCGACCGCGCTTGCGCTGTTTTCCTATCTTCAGGGAGTCCGCATCGCCGGCAAAACCGGAGAGCTGGAGAACCAGATGCTCCCTTCCGCCGAAGCCGTGTTGCGCATTCTCGACTGA
- the napE gene encoding periplasmic nitrate reductase, NapE protein translates to MPDADQRTASLPRSQRRNEFTTFLVLAFGIWPIVAVGVVGAYGFLVWMFQIIFGPPGPPAH, encoded by the coding sequence ATGCCCGATGCTGATCAGCGAACCGCGAGCCTACCACGATCGCAGCGGCGAAACGAATTCACCACCTTCCTCGTCCTGGCCTTCGGCATCTGGCCAATCGTCGCCGTGGGCGTCGTGGGTGCTTACGGCTTTCTTGTCTGGATGTTCCAGATCATCTTCGGCCCACCCGGCCCTCCGGCGCACTAA
- a CDS encoding ferredoxin-type protein NapF has protein sequence MSKPVHLSRRNFLRGCYKRGSGRVSPPGATPEGLEACTGCGRCVDACPTQIIRLIKDRPALDFSVAECTFCGQCAELCPEPVFAGRPQQFPHIAMIGESCLARNRTDCQACRDACPTEAIRFRPRAGGPFLPELDEEACTGCGACLSVCPVAAIGIREVEWERAHV, from the coding sequence ATGAGCAAGCCGGTCCACCTATCGAGGCGAAATTTTCTCCGCGGTTGTTATAAGCGGGGGAGTGGGCGTGTCTCTCCGCCGGGAGCAACCCCGGAAGGCCTCGAGGCCTGCACCGGCTGCGGACGGTGCGTCGACGCCTGTCCGACGCAAATTATCCGGCTGATCAAGGATCGCCCGGCGCTCGATTTCTCCGTCGCCGAGTGCACCTTCTGCGGCCAATGCGCGGAACTCTGTCCCGAGCCGGTCTTCGCCGGCCGGCCACAACAATTTCCACACATCGCGATGATCGGCGAGAGCTGTCTTGCCAGGAATCGCACCGATTGCCAGGCCTGTCGCGACGCCTGTCCGACGGAGGCGATCCGCTTCCGTCCGCGTGCCGGCGGGCCCTTCTTGCCCGAGCTTGACGAAGAGGCCTGCACCGGCTGCGGCGCCTGCCTTTCCGTCTGTCCAGTGGCAGCGATAGGCATTCGCGAGGTCGAGTGGGAGCGCGCCCATGTCTGA